GGTCTCGACATGCCGAAGTTCTTCGGCCCCGGCGCGACGGCCGCGCCGCTGCCGGCCGAGAACGTGGATCCGTTCGGGCTGAGCCGCCGCGCCAGCAAGCCGATCGTGACTGCCGTGCAGGGGATCACGTTCACGGTCGGGATCGAGATGCTGCTGGCGGGCGACATCGCAGTGACTGCCGACAACGCCCGTTTCTGCCAGATGGAGGCGAAGCGCGGCATCGCCCCGTTGGGCGGCGCCCACTTCCGGTTCCTGTCACGCATGGGCTGGGGCGACGCGATGTACCACCTGCTCCTGTGCGACGAGTTCGGTGCGGCGGAGGCGCTGCGCATCGGGCTCGTGCAGGAGGTCGTGCCGCTGGGGCAGCAGATCGAGCGTGCCCTGGCGCTGGCGGAGCGCATCGCGGCCAACGCGCCGATCGGCATCCGGATCACCAAGCGTGCCGCGCACGAATATCTCGCCGCAGCCGAGCGCGCGGCGATCGCGCAGATCCCCGAGATCCGCGCCGCGGTGTTCGGCACCGAGGACGCCCGCGAGGGCATCCAATCGTTCGTGGAGCGGCGCGCCGCGGTGTTCCAGGGCCGCTGATCCGGGCGCCCCGGGCCGCGAAACCTGTCCGCATCCAAGAGGTATGAAAAAGCTGCTCTCGGTGCTTCCCCTGCCTCCGCGGCATTGGGTGGGCGACGGCTTCCCCGTGCGCTCGCTCTTCTCGTATCACGACGGCCGTGCGCCGAGCCCGTTCCTCCTGCTCGACCACGCCGGGCCGGCGAAGTTTCCGCCGGCAGAGCGGCCGCGCGGCGTCGACTTCCACCCGCACCGCGGCTTCGAGACGGTGACGATCGCCTACCAGGGCGAGGTCGAGCACCGTGACTCCGCGGGCAACTCGGGCAAGATCGGTCCGGGCGACGTGCAGTGGATGACTGCCGGCTCCGGCGTGTTGCACGAGGAGAAACACTCGCGCGAGTTCACGCGCGCAGGCGGCACGTTCGAGATGGTGCAGCTGTGGGTGAACCTGCCGGCGCGCGCCAAGCTGACGCCGCCGCGCTACCAGACGCTGCTCTCGCGCCAGATCCCGCGCGTGCGGCTGCTCGACGACGCGGGCAACCTGCGTCCGATCGCGGGTGAGTTCGACGGCGTGCGCGGACCGGCGCGCACATTCACGCCGGTCACGCTGTGGGACCTCGAGTTGCATGCCGGCAAGAGCGTCGAGCTGCCCCTGCCAGAGGGTCAGTCCGCGGCGCTGCTGGCGCTCGACGGCAAGGCCGCGCTCGAGAACGGCGCTGCGCTGGACCCGGGCCGGCTCGCGCTGTTCGAGACCAGCGGCGCGGGAGTCACCGTGAAGGCCGAGAGCGAGCTGCACGCGCTCGTCCTGGGCGGCGAGCCGATCGACGAGCCGATCGCCGGCTACGGGCCGTTCGTCATGAACACCGAAGCCGAGATCGAGCAGGCGATCCGCGACTATCAGGAGGGCCGGTTCGGCCGCTGAGCCGGCTCCGGCCGCGTCCAGGCGTCGACCCGCCGGGCGAGCTCGTCGAGCAGCGCGCGCTGTGAGACGTCGCCCGGTGGGTCGTTCACGATCTGCAGGATCGTCGAAGTCACCAGGTTGATCAGCAGGTGGAGCGACGCGCCAGTCAGGTCCTCGCGCACGCGGCCGCCCGCCTGGCGGCGCATGTCGAGCGAGAACGCGACCAGGCGCGCGCCGAGGTCGCGAATGGGCTCGAGCTCACTCGTGTACGGCACCTGGCCCAGGAACACGGCGATCAGCGCCTTCTCGCGCCCGACCGTGTCGTGGATCAGGTCGATCCACAGCCGCGCCGCATCGGCCCCGCGTGCGGCGAGCACCCGCGGCGCGCCTTCGGCGAGCCGCGACAGCACGCGCTCCACGAGTCTCTCGGCGACCTGGGCCACGATCGCGTCCTTGCCCGGGAAATACTCGTAGAGCGAGGCGATGTTCACGCCCGCGCGCGCGGCGATGTGGTTCGTGGTGGTGCCCGCGTACCCCAGGCGGGGCAGAAGCCCAGTACAGGCCTGCACCAGGGCGTCGAACGTGGCGCGCGAGCGCTCCTGCGCCGGGCGCTTTTTCGGCGCGAAATCGCGCCGCTTGCGCCGCGCGCTCACGCCGTGCTCCGCGCGCCGCGGAATCCGAGTAAACCAAGCATTTGCTGGGATTATACTCCAGCCGTGTTCGAACGGATGCGCGCGCGCATGGCGGCCGACCTCGAGGCGGCCGGAGGCAGACATGACGAGCCCGAGATCTACGGGGGTCCGCCGGGTGACCCGGGGCTCGCGGGCGGCCCCGGCAGTGTCTCGTGGGAGATCCACGCCGACCTCGCCACGCTGGGCATCGCGGGTACGGCGACGGTGCTCATGGAGCTCTTGCATCCGTCGGTCATGGCCGGCGTGCACGATCACTCGTCGTTCTGGAAGGATCCCGAGCGCCGCGCGCGCAACACCCTGGGCTACGTGCTGCGCACGACCTTCGGCAACACCGCCGCCGCCACGCGCGTGATCGAGGGCGTGAAGCGCATCCACGCGCGCATCGGCGGCGCGCGGCCCGACGGAGTCAGCTACCGCGCGCTCGATCCCGAGCTGATCGCGTGGGTGCACACCTCGATCCCGTGGGGAGTCATGTGCGCCTACGAGCGCTACGCGCGGCCGCTCACGCGAGCGGAGAAGGACCAGTATCTGCGCGAGCAGGCGCCGATCGGCCGCATGGGCGGCGCGGACTGGGTGCCGGAGACCGTGGCGGAGCTCGACGACTACGTGGAGCGCATGCGCCCCAAGCTCGCCCTGAACGGCCAGCTCGTGCGCTTCCTGCACTTCGTGGCGGGCCGGAGCGCCGAGCTGCGCGTGAGCCGGGCGGAGCGCGCCTACCGCTGGGCGTCGATCTGCGCCGCCATGGACCTGATGCCGGAGTGGGCGCGCCAGCTCACGGGCACCGACCTGCCCGAGCCGCTGCGGCGCTTGGGGCTGCGGCCCATGGACCGGTGGAAGGCGCGGCTCGTGCGCTGGGCGCTTCCCGAGCTTCCGTGCGTGCGCCTGGCGCGGGCGCGCGCGGCCGGAGACGCCGCGCGCGCCGCCTAGCGACTCACTGCAGCTGATACGGGAAGACGCCGATCGGGGTGGTGCCGGTGGTGCCCGACTCCCAGTCGTCGATGATGCCGCCGGACTGGAAGGTCTCGAAGCCCGGCTTGCCCGAGGTGAGGGTGGTCGTGTTCGCGACGCTCAGCACCGGGTGACCGTTGATCATCACCGAGATGATGCCGTTCGAGAGGTCGGCCTCGATGATGTCTCCCGCCGAGATCGTCGACGGCGCGGTGGTGAGGTTTCCGCGGTAGGTGCTCTGGGAGTACCAGTAGACGAACAGCGTGCCGTTGTGCCAGGCAGTCACGATCGCCTGACCGGGGCCGCCGAGCAGCACGAGGCCGAGCTGGCCGCTCGGGTCCACCACGCGCGCCCGCGCGTACTGCTGTGTGTCACTGAAGGTTCCAGTGCCTTGCCAGTAGTACACCGCCTCGCCGAACCCGCCGCCGATATGACCGTTCGTCAGGTAGGCGGCACCGTTCGCGAAAGGCGCGGCCCAGCTGCCGCCCGTCACGAGCGGAATTTCGTTGGGCCGATCGAAGTACTCCGCGGCAGTCACTGAGGGGCGCAGGAACAGCGCCTGGATCGCGCGCGGCTGGTCCATCATGACTTGCAGCGGGTTGTCCGTCTCATGACCCGCAGGCACGGCGCCGCTCCAGCCGGAGAACAGGTAGCCGAAGTCGGGCACCGGGGTCAGTGTGACCGTGGAGCCTACCGGGTACAACGGCAGGTCGGGGGCGCGCTGCACAGCGCCATGACTCGCGGAGGTAGTGAGCGCCAAGTTC
This region of Myxococcota bacterium genomic DNA includes:
- a CDS encoding crotonase/enoyl-CoA hydratase family protein, producing the protein MADTKKPGRVRSEARGRILRITIDNAERRNAFTPEMMRELSDALTELERNDALWVGVLCAEGDHFTAGLDMPKFFGPGATAAPLPAENVDPFGLSRRASKPIVTAVQGITFTVGIEMLLAGDIAVTADNARFCQMEAKRGIAPLGGAHFRFLSRMGWGDAMYHLLLCDEFGAAEALRIGLVQEVVPLGQQIERALALAERIAANAPIGIRITKRAAHEYLAAAERAAIAQIPEIRAAVFGTEDAREGIQSFVERRAAVFQGR
- a CDS encoding pirin family protein, which encodes MKKLLSVLPLPPRHWVGDGFPVRSLFSYHDGRAPSPFLLLDHAGPAKFPPAERPRGVDFHPHRGFETVTIAYQGEVEHRDSAGNSGKIGPGDVQWMTAGSGVLHEEKHSREFTRAGGTFEMVQLWVNLPARAKLTPPRYQTLLSRQIPRVRLLDDAGNLRPIAGEFDGVRGPARTFTPVTLWDLELHAGKSVELPLPEGQSAALLALDGKAALENGAALDPGRLALFETSGAGVTVKAESELHALVLGGEPIDEPIAGYGPFVMNTEAEIEQAIRDYQEGRFGR
- a CDS encoding TetR/AcrR family transcriptional regulator, with product MSARRKRRDFAPKKRPAQERSRATFDALVQACTGLLPRLGYAGTTTNHIAARAGVNIASLYEYFPGKDAIVAQVAERLVERVLSRLAEGAPRVLAARGADAARLWIDLIHDTVGREKALIAVFLGQVPYTSELEPIRDLGARLVAFSLDMRRQAGGRVREDLTGASLHLLINLVTSTILQIVNDPPGDVSQRALLDELARRVDAWTRPEPAQRPNRPS
- a CDS encoding oxygenase MpaB family protein, whose amino-acid sequence is MFERMRARMAADLEAAGGRHDEPEIYGGPPGDPGLAGGPGSVSWEIHADLATLGIAGTATVLMELLHPSVMAGVHDHSSFWKDPERRARNTLGYVLRTTFGNTAAATRVIEGVKRIHARIGGARPDGVSYRALDPELIAWVHTSIPWGVMCAYERYARPLTRAEKDQYLREQAPIGRMGGADWVPETVAELDDYVERMRPKLALNGQLVRFLHFVAGRSAELRVSRAERAYRWASICAAMDLMPEWARQLTGTDLPEPLRRLGLRPMDRWKARLVRWALPELPCVRLARARAAGDAARAA